From the Pseudodesulfovibrio indicus genome, the window GCTCGACTGGATGGTCAACGTCAACGTCTTCGACTGCGAGACCTCCAGCTTCTGGAAGGGCCCGGGCATGGACCCGGCCAAGGTCAAGACCGAAACCTTCTTCATCCCGTGCGCGACCGCAATCGAGAAGGAAGGCTCGGTGGCCAACTCCGGCCGCTGGATGCAGTGGCGCTATGCCGGTCCGGAACCCAAGGACGGCGTGCTCACCGACGGCCACTACTTCCACGAGCTGTGGGAGGAGATGGCCCACCTCTACAAGACGGAGGGCGGCGCGTACCCCGAGCCGATCACCCGCCTGAGCTTCGAGAACATGTGCGAGATGAATGCCCATGGCCACATGGAATTCAGCGCGCGCAAGACCGCGAAGCTCTGCAACGGCTGGTTCACCCGGGACGTCGAGATCAAGGGCAAGACCTACAAGAAGGGGCAGCAGGTTCCCAGCTTCGCCTTCCTCCAGGACGACGGCTCCACCACCTCGGGCAACTGGCTGTACTGCAACTCGGTGAGCGACACCGAGAACAAGGCCATGCGCCACGACGCCACCCAGACCCCGCTGCAGGAAAAGATCGGGCTGTTCCCGAACTGGACCTGGTGCTGGCCCGTCAACCGCCGGATCCTCTACAACAGAGCCTCCGTCGACCTGCAGGGCAAGCCCTGGAACCCCGAGCGGACCGTCATCGAGTGGGACGGCAAGAAGTGGGTGGGCGACGTCCCCGACGGCGGATGGGCACCCGGCACCAAGCACCCGTTCATCATGCGCAAGCATGGTTTCGGCCAGCTCTTCGGCCCCGGCCGCGCCGACGGCCCCCTGCCCGAATACTACGAACCCCTGGAGTGCCCGGTGGAGAAGCATCCCTTCTCCAGCACGCTCCACAACCCGACCGCGGTTCAGATCCAAGGTGAAGAGAAGGCGGTCTGCGATCCCCGCTACCCGTTCATCGGCACCACCTACCGCCTGACCGAACACTGGCAGACCGGCTCCATGACCCGCTGGTGCAGCTGGCTGGTCGAGGCCGAACCGCAGATGTTCGTCGAAATCAGCCCGCAGCTCGCGGAACTCAGGGGCATCGAGAACGGTGAGAAGGTCACCATCGAGAGCGTCCGTGGTTCCCTGTGGGCCATCGCCATGGTCACCGAGCGCATCCAGCCGTACAAGATCGACGGCAACGACGTGCACATGGTCGGCATGCCCTGGCACTACGGCTGGGTCATGCCCGTCGACGGCGGCGATTCCGCGAACATCGTAACTCCCAACGTGGGCGACCCCAACACCGGCATCCCGGAATACAAGGCGTTCATGGTCAACCTGCGCAAGTGGCAAGAAGGGGATAAATAATGAACGGTAAAAGCTTCTTCGTTGACTTGTCCCTTTGTACGGCGTGTCGCGGGTGCCAGGTTGCCTGCAAGCAGTGGAAGAACCTACCCGCGGAAAAGACCCGCAACGTCGGTTCCCACCAGAACCCGCAGGACCTGTCCTTCAACACCATCCGCCTCGTCCGGTTCAACGAGGGGCGGACGGCCGATGACAAGCTGCAGTGGTACTTCTTCCCGGAGCAGTGCCGCCATTGCATCGAACCGCCCTGCAAGTACATCGGAAACATGTACTGCGACAACGGCATCAAGCAGGACGCCGAGACCGGCGCGGTGGTCATGAACAGCCGCACCGCCGGTATCGGCAACAAGGTCGAAAGCCAGGAGCTGTGCCCGTACAACGTGCCCCGCATGGACGAGAAGTCCGGCCAGTGGGCCAAGTGCGACATGTGCCTGGACCGCGTCCAGGCCGGCCGTCTGCCCGCCTGTGTTCAGAGCTGCCCCACCGGCACCATGAACTTCGGCGACCGTGCCGAGATGCTGGCCCTGGCCGAAAAGCGCCTCGCGGAAGTGCAGAAGACCAATCCGGACGCCTACCTGGCCGACCCCGAATCCGTGCGCGTCATCTACCTGTGCACGGCTTCGCCGGAGAGCTACAACGGCAACCTGCTCGCCTCCGTTGACGGCCGCAAGATGATCAACAAGGCCCTGGCCAAAGGTGGCGTCAACCGCCGCGACTTGCTCGCCGGTCGTCTCCGCCCCGGAAAGAACGCGTAAGGTCGCATACTAAAAGGAAATAATATGAAAAAAATATTCATTTTGTCCCTGCTGTGCGTGTGCCTTACCGCTGTCCTGGCCTTTGCCCAGACAGCGCTGGAGTCCGCCATCGACGCCCCTGACGACGATCTGGAAATCAACGTCATCAAGGGCAACAGCGAGCGCGACCTCGGCGTGGTCTTCAATCATTCGAGCCACGACAGCATCGATTGCTTCACCTGTCACCACAAGAACACCGTTGCGAACCAGCCCGAGTCCTGCGCCAACTGTCACACCGACACGGCCCCGGACGCCCAGGGCTACAAGTCCTTCTTCCGTGCCATGCACCTGAAGGGCGCGAAGCAGACCACCTGCCTCGCCTGCCACGGTGAGGAGTTCGAGGGCGACAAGGACCTGACCGGATGCACCAACTCGGCCTGCCATCCGACCGGCCTGTACTAGAAACCGCAACCCCCGGGGCGGAGGTCCGCCTCCGCCCCGGGTTTCCCCCCCGGCTTCACAGTCTGCTCAAAAGGATCGCGGACAGGACCAGGGACCCCCGTCCAAGGGACGGACGTCTCCGAACCGCCGCGCTCGGCGATCCTTTCGAAGAGACTGTCGAACACCTCCGTAAGCCGTCGCGCAGGACCTTGCGACACCTGGCGAACGGAGTTTCCATCGGCCCCGCGCAGCGTGCTATCTGCGTGGGGCCTCTTTTTTTTCAGGGCATGGGGCTCGGGTTCGGAACGAGCGAAACGGCGGGGGCGCGTCCGCGCTGGAGCGCGGGCGCGGACGGCGAGCGGCGGGCGCGAGGCCCGACCGGGCAGGATGGCCGCCGCCATCCTGTCCGATCGGATCAGATCTCGCGAGTCGCCGTGCCGGCGATTATCCGCAGGGCGGTTTAGGCGGCGGAGACCGCCTTGCCCTTGCCGTTGGGCTTGGCAGCTCCCGCAGGGGCCGCTTTCTGGGCCGCGCCCTTTGCGGGCTTCGGACCGTCGGCCTTGGCCTGGGGGTTGGCCGCAACGGTTTTTACGGCGGCCTTTGCAGCGGCCTTGGCCGGTTGGCCCGCCGCCGGGGACTTGGCCGGGGTCGCCGGAGACGGCTTTGCCGCCGGTTTGGGCGCATCGGCCTTGTCTGGCTGCTGCGCCTTGGCCGCCGGTGCCGTGGCCACCTGCATCTCGGGCGACAGGACGGTCGCCGGAGGCTGGGCCGGTTTTTCCGGGGACGGTTTCACCGCGGTTGCGGCGGGTTCCGTTCCGGCCCGGGGTTTGGCAGCGGCGGGCGCCTGGGCCGCAGGCAGCTTGGGAGACGGCGCGGGAGCCGCCGGTTTCCGGGTTGCCCCTCGTTCCGGGGAAGCCTGGATCGCGCGGGCCGGTGCGGACCACCCTTTCCCGTCCCGGACAAGCTGGGCCAGGACCACGTCCATGAGCCCGCCCTGGCCTGCTCCGGCCATCACTTCCGGGGTGATCTTGATCTTGCCTTCCGCGACCTGCCGGATAATCTCGATGGCGGTTATCGCCTCTTCGCCGAGGATTTCGCTCTGGAGTCGGTAGGCGTCGGCCTTTGCCTGGCTGATGACCTCGATCTCCCTGGCCTTGCCTTCCGCGATGGTGATGGTCGTCGACTTGACCTCGTAGGCCGCCTTGGAGTCGATCTCCGCCCGGACCAGGTCGATCTGCTGGTCCGCCGTGGCGCGGGTCTTCTCGGTGGCGATGCGCGCTTCTTCGGCCACCTGCTGGCGGGCGAACATCTCCGTCTGCTGTTCCGCGATGATCCTTCGGGTCTGGGTCTGCATCAGCTCTTCGGGGAGGCTGACCTGGCAGATCAGCACGGACACGCATTCCACATAGTACTTCCGAAGCTCCGCCCGGACCTGCTTGTGCGCCCTGGCCTGCTCGTCCTCGCGGTTCAGGAGGAAGTTCATGGCCGAGATGGAGGACGCCTGGTTGCGGAACTGGGATTCGATCATCGGATGGATGACGTCCTGGGCCAGGATGTCGACGCTGCCGACCTTGGCCACCAGGTAGGGGCATTGC encodes:
- a CDS encoding 4Fe-4S dicluster domain-containing protein, producing MNGKSFFVDLSLCTACRGCQVACKQWKNLPAEKTRNVGSHQNPQDLSFNTIRLVRFNEGRTADDKLQWYFFPEQCRHCIEPPCKYIGNMYCDNGIKQDAETGAVVMNSRTAGIGNKVESQELCPYNVPRMDEKSGQWAKCDMCLDRVQAGRLPACVQSCPTGTMNFGDRAEMLALAEKRLAEVQKTNPDAYLADPESVRVIYLCTASPESYNGNLLASVDGRKMINKALAKGGVNRRDLLAGRLRPGKNA
- a CDS encoding cytochrome c3 family protein, whose translation is MKKIFILSLLCVCLTAVLAFAQTALESAIDAPDDDLEINVIKGNSERDLGVVFNHSSHDSIDCFTCHHKNTVANQPESCANCHTDTAPDAQGYKSFFRAMHLKGAKQTTCLACHGEEFEGDKDLTGCTNSACHPTGLY